CGGGATTGATACACATTTCAATTCCGATCCCATTTTGGTTTCCACCGTCCTGTGCCAATCCGTCCCCCGCATGAAAGGCAATCTCGTTGTCGGGAATATGATAGTAAATCTCTCGATCATCCACTGTATAATGCCAGGACTTTTTCTGGCTGCCGGCCTTCGTATGAAGATAGTTGTTGTGGGAAGCTGCATCAGCATTTCGCCCCGCATTTCCCGTCTCATGGATCACAATATATTTGATCTTTCTCTGCTCGCCGGGCCGCTCCATGGTTTTCTCCGGAACGAAGTCCGTGATCACCGGAATGTCTGCAATGGCATTCACCTCAGCCCGCAGCTTGGTAGGCTTATTCTCTATGTAGTAGACCGTTCCTCCGATTGCGGCCGCCACCCCAATGATAATTCCTATGACAGCTACGAGGAACATTACTGCTCTTCTTTTATTAATTCGAAATCTTCTTCTGCGATTTCTCCTGATTCTAATCCCATATCCCATGCTATTTTCCGATCCCCTTTCTCATTATATTATAGCATAGAAAGGGCCAAAAACTACCTGCAAGAAAAATCTCAACACCAGTCAAAAAAAACAACTCCCCGCAAGACCCCAACATACGCAGAAAAGCCACCCGAAGATAAACTCCGAACGGCTTTGCATTGTCTGTTACTTCATATTTTAAGTAGGAAGGAGCCACTGGGATTGCTTAGCTGCTTTCGGCAAACTTAATTTCTGTAGATGAAATTGTCGATGAGTCTGGTGTTTCCGATGTAAACCGCTGCTGCCACCAGCGCAGGTGCCCGGATCACCTCCACAGGCTTCAAGGTTTGAAGATCTACAATTTCTGCGTAATCCAGCCGAGCAAGTTTCTCCCCTTGAATCGTATCTCGTATGGCTCGTTCTATTTCATCCGAGGCCCGTACCCCAGCGTCCAGACTTTTTTCCGCCAGCAGCAATGCCTCATGCAGTATGTTCGATGCTTTTCTTTCCTCGGGATTTAAGCGGACATTCCGCGAGCTTTTCGCCAAACCATCGGCTTCCCTTACCGTTTCGCAGGGAACAATCTGAAGGTCAAGATTCAGATCCCGGACCATTCTTTGGATTACTGCAATTTGCTGGGCGTCCTTTTGTCCAAAGTAGGCCCTGTCCGGTTTCACAATATTAAACAGCTTCATTACTACAGTGCATACTCCCCGGAAGTGCCCGGGCCGGCTTTTCCCACAGAGGGTTTCAGTCAGCCCATCCATATCTACAAAGGAACAAAAATCTCTTCCGTACATCTCCTGGCTGTCAGGATGAAAAATCAAATCTGCACCAGCAGAGGCGCAGATTTCCCTATCTCTTTCCAGATCCACAGGATAGCTTTCTATATCTTCTTTTTCTCCGAATTGTAAAGGATTGATAAAGATGCTGACAACAACGCGGTCATTTTCACCGTCTGCCCGAAGAATCAGGCTTTGATGTCCTTCATGCAAGTAGCCCATTGTTGGTACAAATCCGACCGTCAGGCCTTCTGTCCTCCAGGTTCTTACTTGCTCACGAACCTCTTGAATAGTTTTTACAATTTTCATTTTTCCTCCTTGTGGTGCAGTTTCATGGGAATACCGCCCGTAGAACCAATTTTAACACGTCAAAAGCTCATTTTCAACAAACTTGAAAGAATCGTTTGATCTCAATTTCTGCATTCTCGGGAGAGTCTGCTCCGTGGATCACATTCCGCGTAGTAGATCCAGCAAAGTCTCCCCGGATGGTGCCGGAAAGCGCATCCTCAAATTTTGTAGCACCGATGAGGGTTCTCATCCCTTTCACCGCATTCTCTCCTTCTACGATCATTGCCCACACCGGCCCCGACATCATATAGGACTCCATTTCAGGATAGAACGGCTTATCGGCCACATGGGCGTAATGCTCTCTTAAAACCTCTTTCGTCAGTGTCATGATCTTTATTTCCGCAATCCGGTACCCTTTGGCCTCTATCCTCTGAATAATAAGGCCTGCCAGTTTTCTCTCAACAGCATCTGGCTTCAGCATGACATAAGTTCTTTCCATCTTATCTCCTCCGTGTGCTTCTTTTTTCTTATGATTCTATTTTAGACTGCCTTTTCAAAAATTATTATAGCCGCTAGAAGGGAGTCTGTCAAAACGGAGCATGGTCAAAGGAGGAGAACACAGCAAAAGAGTCCAAAAGAGCCCGGAGTTCTTTCGAATCTCCGGGCTTTACCGCTTCGCTCCTGTGGTTTACGATTGCTTTCCTATGGCTTACGATTCACTCTTTTCCGTCTGCTCCTTCAGCAATCGTTTCAAAATCTTTCCGGATGCATTCTTCGGAAGGCTTTCTACAAATTCAATATGACGGGGCAGCTTATATGCCGCCAGTTTCTCTCTCATAAACCGGAAAAGTTCCTTGGAATGGCACTCTTCGCCCTCCTTCAAAACGACGAAGGCTTTGACAAATTCTCCTCTGAGTCTATCATCCACACCGATGACAGCAGCTTCCTTCACCTTTGGAAACTCGTAGATCACTTCCTCAACTTCCCTCGGATAGACATTAAGGCCCGCTACGATAATCATGTCCTTCTTTCTGTCTACAATATAAAGATATCCGTCCTCATCCTTCTTGGCAAGATCACCTGTGTGAAGCCATCCGCCCAGCAGGGCTGCTTCCGAAGCCTCAGGCTGATTATAATATCCCTTCATGACGTTTTCGCCTCGAACCGCCAGTTCGCCTACCTCGCCTGCTGGAAGCTCCTCATCCTTCTCATCTACAATTTTGCATTCCTGATAAGGAAGCGGCAGACCGATGGAGCCTTCCTTCTGGATTCCGTCGGGAGGATTAAAGGATACCGCCGGTGACGCTTCCGTCAATCCATACCCTTCAATAATCGGTAGCTTCATAATATCCCTTGCCTGTCTGTAAATTTCCACGGGAAGCGCTGCGCCTCCGGAAACAGCCATACGGAGCTTGGGGAAGGTAATGTTCTTTTTCCCCGCTTCCAGCAGTACAACATACATTGCAGGGACGCCCATAAATATGGTAATGTCTCCGTTCAGCAAAACATCGATGACTTCCTTCGGTTGGAAGGATTCCAAAATCGTAACGGTAGCACCGGAATAAAGAGGCATCAGCACGCAGGCTGTAAAGGC
This genomic window from Clostridiales bacterium contains:
- a CDS encoding pantoate--beta-alanine ligase — translated: MKIVKTIQEVREQVRTWRTEGLTVGFVPTMGYLHEGHQSLILRADGENDRVVVSIFINPLQFGEKEDIESYPVDLERDREICASAGADLIFHPDSQEMYGRDFCSFVDMDGLTETLCGKSRPGHFRGVCTVVMKLFNIVKPDRAYFGQKDAQQIAVIQRMVRDLNLDLQIVPCETVREADGLAKSSRNVRLNPEERKASNILHEALLLAEKSLDAGVRASDEIERAIRDTIQGEKLARLDYAEIVDLQTLKPVEVIRAPALVAAAVYIGNTRLIDNFIYRN
- a CDS encoding nucleoside-diphosphate kinase, with product MERTYVMLKPDAVERKLAGLIIQRIEAKGYRIAEIKIMTLTKEVLREHYAHVADKPFYPEMESYMMSGPVWAMIVEGENAVKGMRTLIGATKFEDALSGTIRGDFAGSTTRNVIHGADSPENAEIEIKRFFQVC
- a CDS encoding long-chain fatty acid--CoA ligase → MVGNIYKKNFNENKIALNYKGSSVSYGELDRKVLAYAAYLKSVGLKAGDKVVMSCLNSPEFIYSYFGTVRNGAVIVPINLMLTMEEIVYIVKDSEAKFMIIHPVILQKAKLNPEVLEKALCVTVLVLGDELNLALETVSTDGLSELSDESAISTFLYTSGTTGKQKAAMLTHKNLVFNSDQCYIGLHARPDDIYMCVLPMFHVFAFTACVLMPLYSGATVTILESFQPKEVIDVLLNGDITIFMGVPAMYVVLLEAGKKNITFPKLRMAVSGGAALPVEIYRQARDIMKLPIIEGYGLTEASPAVSFNPPDGIQKEGSIGLPLPYQECKIVDEKDEELPAGEVGELAVRGENVMKGYYNQPEASEAALLGGWLHTGDLAKKDEDGYLYIVDRKKDMIIVAGLNVYPREVEEVIYEFPKVKEAAVIGVDDRLRGEFVKAFVVLKEGEECHSKELFRFMREKLAAYKLPRHIEFVESLPKNASGKILKRLLKEQTEKSES